The following proteins are encoded in a genomic region of Methylobacterium tardum:
- a CDS encoding Lrp/AsnC family transcriptional regulator: MPTRPAPLDAASLRILECLQQDSEISIADLAERVGLSTSPCWRRVNDLKEAGVIRGCVAVVDPLSLGLAVNVFVHVSLEKQTQAALQAFDEAVRSRPEVMECYLMSGEADYMLRVVVEDLGQYQKLVLDHLTRIPGVANIRSSFALGQVKYTTALPLGHLTR; the protein is encoded by the coding sequence ATGCCCACGCGACCGGCCCCCCTCGACGCCGCGAGCCTGCGCATCCTCGAATGCCTGCAGCAGGACAGCGAGATCAGCATCGCGGACCTCGCTGAGCGCGTGGGCCTGTCGACTTCGCCGTGCTGGCGCCGCGTCAACGATCTGAAAGAGGCGGGGGTGATCCGCGGCTGCGTGGCGGTGGTCGACCCGCTGAGCTTGGGACTCGCCGTCAACGTGTTCGTCCACGTGTCGCTGGAGAAGCAGACTCAGGCGGCGCTCCAGGCCTTCGACGAGGCGGTGCGCAGCCGCCCGGAGGTCATGGAGTGCTACCTGATGAGCGGCGAGGCCGACTACATGCTGCGGGTGGTGGTGGAGGATCTGGGCCAGTACCAGAAGCTCGTCCTCGATCACCTCACGCGGATCCCCGGCGTGGCCAACATCCGCTCCAGCTTCGCCCTGGGACAGGTGAAGTACACGACGGCGCTGCCGCTGGGGCATCTGACCCGCTGA
- the alaS gene encoding alanine--tRNA ligase — protein sequence MSGVNEIRSTFLDYFAKAGHEVVSSSSLVPKNDPTLMFTNAGMVQFKNVFTGMEKRAYDRATTAQKCVRAGGKHNDLDNVGYTARHHTFFEMLGNFSFGDYFKDRAIELAWTLITKEFGLKPDKLLVTVYADDDEAAGLWKKIAGFSDDKIIRIGTSDNFWQMGDTGPCGPCSEIFIDQGPALQGGPPGSPDEDGDRFLEFWNLVFMQYEQLEPGVRNPLPRPSIDTGMGLERMAAILQGVHSNYDTDLFRALIDAVAHAVSRAPEPATMASYRVIADHLRAASFLVADGVLPGNEGRGYVLRRIMRRAMRHAEILGAREPTMFRLVPTLVREMGEAYPELMRAESLIAETLKLEETRFRRTLERGLSILDAESRDLKDGDKLSGETAFTLYDTYGFPLDLTQDALKARGIGVDTDAFAAAMQRQKQAAREAWKGSGEAATETVWFGLRERVGATEFLGYETETAEGIITALLRDGAEVRSLEPGQTGLVLVNQTPFYGESGGQVGDTGLILAPGVRARVTDTQKKLGDVFVHHVTVEEGSLSLDQPVELKVDHARRKAIRANHSATHLLHEALRQVLGDHVAQKGSLVSPERLRFDISHPKPIEAEELARVEDIANAVLLQNAPVVTKLMAVDDAIASGARALFGEKYGDEVRVVSMGLPVDDAAAQGKPKNFSVELCGGTHAARTGDIGAITVVAESAVGAGVRRIEALTADAARHHRAEEARTLAALAGILKAPVSEAPDRLTALMEDRRRLERELAETRRKLAMGGEGGPGSGAQQTEIGGVAFRRSVVEGLDMRDLKPIVDEEKKRLGSGIVAVVGVGPDGKAGLVVGVTDDLTERYDAVGLVRAGAGALGGKGGGGRRDMAQAGGPNGAGAEAALDAVAQALAEAA from the coding sequence ATGAGCGGCGTCAACGAGATCCGGTCGACCTTCCTCGACTACTTCGCCAAGGCCGGGCACGAGGTCGTGTCCTCATCCAGCCTCGTGCCGAAGAACGATCCGACGCTGATGTTCACGAACGCCGGCATGGTGCAGTTCAAGAACGTCTTCACCGGGATGGAGAAGCGCGCCTACGACCGAGCGACGACCGCGCAGAAATGCGTGCGGGCCGGCGGCAAGCACAACGACCTCGACAATGTGGGCTACACCGCGCGCCACCACACGTTCTTCGAGATGCTCGGCAACTTCTCGTTCGGCGACTACTTTAAGGACCGCGCGATCGAGCTGGCTTGGACGCTGATCACCAAGGAGTTCGGCCTCAAGCCGGACAAGCTCCTCGTCACGGTCTACGCCGACGACGACGAGGCCGCCGGTCTGTGGAAGAAGATCGCCGGCTTCTCCGACGACAAGATCATCCGGATCGGGACCTCGGACAATTTCTGGCAGATGGGCGATACCGGCCCCTGTGGCCCGTGCTCGGAGATCTTCATCGACCAGGGTCCGGCCCTCCAGGGCGGCCCGCCCGGTTCTCCGGACGAGGACGGCGACCGCTTCCTCGAGTTCTGGAACCTCGTGTTCATGCAGTACGAGCAGCTGGAGCCGGGCGTCCGCAACCCGCTGCCGCGGCCGTCGATCGACACCGGCATGGGCCTGGAGCGCATGGCGGCGATCCTCCAGGGCGTGCACTCGAACTACGACACCGACCTGTTCCGGGCGCTCATCGACGCCGTCGCGCACGCGGTCTCGCGGGCGCCGGAACCGGCGACGATGGCGTCCTACCGGGTGATCGCCGACCACCTGCGCGCCGCCTCCTTCCTGGTGGCCGACGGCGTGCTGCCGGGCAACGAGGGCCGCGGCTACGTCCTGCGCCGGATCATGCGCCGGGCCATGCGCCACGCCGAGATCCTCGGCGCCCGCGAGCCCACCATGTTCCGCCTCGTGCCGACGCTGGTGCGCGAGATGGGCGAGGCCTATCCGGAACTGATGCGGGCCGAGAGCCTGATCGCCGAGACCCTGAAGCTGGAGGAGACCCGCTTTCGCCGGACCCTGGAGCGCGGCCTGTCGATCCTCGATGCCGAGAGCCGTGACCTCAAGGATGGCGACAAGCTCTCCGGCGAGACCGCCTTCACCCTCTACGACACCTACGGCTTCCCCCTCGACCTGACGCAGGACGCCCTCAAGGCCCGCGGCATCGGCGTGGACACCGACGCCTTCGCGGCCGCAATGCAGCGCCAGAAGCAGGCAGCCCGCGAGGCCTGGAAGGGCTCGGGCGAGGCGGCCACAGAGACCGTCTGGTTCGGCCTGCGCGAGCGCGTCGGGGCCACCGAATTCCTGGGCTACGAGACCGAGACCGCCGAAGGAATCATCACCGCGCTGCTGCGCGACGGCGCCGAGGTGCGGAGCCTTGAGCCCGGCCAGACCGGCCTCGTCCTCGTCAACCAGACGCCGTTCTACGGCGAGTCGGGCGGCCAGGTCGGCGATACCGGTCTGATCCTGGCCCCGGGCGTCCGCGCGCGGGTCACCGACACCCAGAAGAAGCTCGGCGACGTCTTCGTCCACCACGTAACCGTGGAGGAGGGGAGCCTCAGCCTCGACCAGCCGGTGGAGCTGAAGGTCGACCATGCCCGCCGCAAGGCGATCCGGGCCAATCACTCGGCCACCCATCTGCTGCACGAGGCGCTGCGGCAGGTGCTCGGCGACCACGTCGCCCAGAAGGGCTCGCTGGTCAGCCCCGAGCGTCTGCGCTTCGACATCAGCCATCCGAAGCCGATCGAGGCGGAAGAACTTGCCCGGGTCGAGGACATCGCCAACGCGGTGCTGCTCCAGAACGCGCCGGTCGTGACCAAGCTGATGGCGGTGGACGACGCCATCGCGTCGGGCGCCCGCGCGCTGTTCGGCGAGAAGTACGGCGACGAGGTCCGGGTGGTATCCATGGGCTTGCCGGTCGATGACGCGGCAGCCCAGGGCAAGCCGAAGAACTTCTCCGTCGAGCTCTGCGGTGGCACCCACGCCGCGCGAACCGGCGACATCGGGGCGATCACCGTCGTGGCGGAGAGCGCCGTGGGCGCCGGTGTCCGCCGGATCGAGGCGCTGACGGCCGACGCGGCGCGTCACCACCGCGCCGAGGAGGCCCGGACGCTGGCGGCGCTGGCCGGCATCCTCAAAGCCCCGGTCTCCGAGGCGCCCGATCGTCTCACGGCGCTGATGGAGGATCGGCGGCGCCTCGAGCGTGAGCTGGCCGAGACCCGGCGCAAGCTCGCCATGGGCGGTGAGGGCGGACCGGGCTCAGGCGCGCAGCAGACCGAGATCGGCGGCGTCGCGTTCCGCCGCTCGGTGGTCGAGGGGCTCGACATGCGCGATCTCAAGCCGATCGTTGATGAGGAGAAGAAGCGCTTAGGCTCCGGCATCGTGGCGGTGGTCGGCGTCGGGCCGGACGGCAAGGCCGGCCTGGTGGTCGGCGTCACTGACGACCTGACCGAGCGCTACGACGCGGTCGGGCTGGTCCGGGCCGGCGCTGGCGCCCTCGGCGGCAAGGGCGGTGGCGGTCGTCGCGACATGGCGCAGGCCGGCGGCCCGAACGGCGCCGGGGCGGAGGCCGCCCTCGACGCCGTCGCGCAGGCCCTCGCCGAAGCCGCCTGA
- a CDS encoding DUF2147 domain-containing protein, which yields MHSRLRRTVWALVAMGALGGPAWAADPSGVWLTETGSSRVRIAPCGGGFCGTIVSAPGKGLDVKNPDPALQNRSVVGVQILDARQADGTGFSGSLYNPNDGKTYSGSLKLTGPNTLEVAGCVMSVFCKRQTWTRVK from the coding sequence ATGCATTCACGGCTGCGTCGTACAGTTTGGGCTCTGGTGGCGATGGGCGCGCTCGGCGGTCCGGCCTGGGCGGCCGACCCGTCCGGGGTCTGGCTGACGGAAACCGGGAGTTCCCGCGTCCGCATCGCGCCGTGCGGCGGCGGCTTCTGCGGGACGATCGTCAGCGCACCCGGCAAGGGCCTCGACGTGAAGAACCCCGATCCAGCCCTGCAGAATCGTAGCGTGGTGGGGGTGCAGATCCTGGATGCGCGCCAGGCCGACGGCACCGGCTTCTCGGGCTCGCTCTACAACCCGAACGACGGGAAGACCTATTCCGGATCGCTGAAGCTGACCGGACCCAACACCCTCGAAGTGGCGGGCTGCGTCATGAGCGTGTTCTGCAAGCGGCAAACCTGGACGCGGGTCAAATAA
- a CDS encoding response regulator, whose translation MPLDQIGQTLASFYDELVSEGVPEHLAALVRRVRQTEHITTAQETTGPAPAPASEVPRVALVVEDDPEVRALAETLLEETELEVVGCDSAEAALSVLQARGGDVALVFADVRLAGEMDGLQLARAVATLWPRARLVVTSGHGLERPELPSEAVFIAKPWRALDVLVEAERAAAEPAPPVL comes from the coding sequence ATCCCGCTCGATCAGATCGGGCAGACACTCGCCTCGTTCTACGACGAGTTGGTCTCCGAAGGTGTACCGGAGCACCTCGCCGCCCTGGTGCGCCGCGTCCGCCAGACGGAGCATATCACCACCGCGCAAGAGACCACGGGCCCGGCGCCGGCCCCCGCAAGCGAAGTGCCGCGTGTCGCCCTGGTCGTGGAGGACGATCCCGAGGTTCGCGCCTTGGCAGAAACCCTGCTCGAAGAGACCGAACTCGAGGTGGTGGGCTGCGACAGCGCCGAGGCGGCCCTGTCGGTCCTCCAGGCGCGGGGTGGGGACGTCGCCTTGGTCTTCGCCGATGTTCGGCTGGCCGGTGAGATGGACGGACTTCAACTCGCCCGAGCGGTGGCGACCCTGTGGCCGAGAGCCCGGCTGGTGGTCACGTCCGGACACGGCCTGGAACGTCCTGAGCTGCCATCCGAGGCGGTCTTCATCGCCAAGCCCTGGCGTGCGCTCGACGTGCTGGTCGAGGCCGAGCGCGCGGCCGCAGAGCCGGCGCCCCCGGTCCTTTGA
- a CDS encoding AraC family transcriptional regulator — protein MSFVPRSLFTTDALPERDRFEAWRALFSAHDLDADPHGFAGRIETTLVGSMALRVMNAAPQAPARTRSQIRRDGQDGFVLHLSRHPFHVETDRGEVAVPAGAISLNDLSQPYRRSRVPETDSLILAFPRSSVAAVLPDEDALHGLILNGGAGRLLADHMRSLAAHSDAIATIDAAHIAQATLHMVAACARPSLEGAARAAAPLDAARLRAAKRLMRGNLCTPLRIDTVARELGLSRSHLYRLFEPEGGVARYLARQRLAAVRAALDDPLDRRSIGEIGEAYGFGSSALLSRAFRQAYGLSPRDYRAFARGT, from the coding sequence GTGAGCTTCGTACCCCGGTCCCTCTTCACGACTGACGCTCTGCCCGAGCGAGACCGTTTCGAGGCTTGGCGCGCCCTGTTCTCCGCTCATGACCTCGACGCCGATCCGCACGGCTTCGCCGGCAGGATCGAGACCACCCTGGTCGGATCGATGGCGCTGCGCGTCATGAACGCGGCACCGCAGGCGCCGGCCCGGACCAGATCCCAGATCCGGCGCGACGGCCAGGACGGCTTCGTGCTGCATCTGAGCCGGCACCCGTTTCACGTCGAAACGGACCGGGGCGAGGTTGCAGTCCCAGCGGGCGCGATCAGCCTCAACGACCTGTCGCAGCCCTATCGCCGCAGCCGGGTGCCGGAGACGGATTCGCTGATCCTGGCGTTTCCCCGTTCGTCCGTCGCCGCCGTCCTTCCGGACGAGGACGCGTTGCACGGGCTGATCCTGAACGGCGGTGCGGGGCGTCTCCTCGCCGACCACATGCGGAGCTTGGCCGCGCATAGCGACGCGATCGCCACGATCGACGCCGCCCATATCGCCCAGGCCACGCTCCACATGGTTGCGGCCTGTGCCCGTCCGAGCCTGGAGGGAGCCGCACGTGCCGCCGCGCCCCTCGATGCCGCCCGACTCAGGGCAGCGAAGCGGCTCATGCGCGGGAATCTCTGCACGCCGCTCCGGATCGACACCGTCGCGCGGGAACTGGGCCTGTCGCGCTCGCACCTCTATCGCCTGTTCGAGCCGGAAGGCGGGGTGGCGCGCTACCTCGCGCGGCAACGGCTGGCCGCCGTCCGCGCCGCGCTCGACGATCCGCTCGATCGGCGATCGATCGGCGAGATTGGCGAGGCCTATGGTTTTGGGAGCAGCGCTCTCCTCAGTCGTGCGTTTCGGCAGGCCTACGGCCTCAGCCCGCGCGACTACCGGGCTTTCGCCCGCGGAACATGA
- the lpdA gene encoding dihydrolipoyl dehydrogenase yields the protein MPDTLDIRVPDLGDYAKVPVIEIAVAPGQPIAKDQTLLVAESDKATLDIPSPAEGHLIEMLVGLGDTVSAGTLVARLAVAAPRAAEAPAPASPPQKPSADADCDVLVIGGGPGGYSAAFRAADLGQRVILVERDATLGGVCLNVGCIPSKALLHVAAVTEEAVRLAAHGIHFGAPTVDLDKLRTFKTGTVRRLTDGLTQMARQRKVEVVRGSARFTGPHAVSVALHDGGTRDLTFAGAIVAAGSSPVALPMLPDDPRVVNSTGALELPVVPRRLLVIGGGIIGLEMATVYSALGARVDVVERLPNLLEGVDRDLVAVWTKRNAHRFDRICTGAEVTAADATPDGIAVRLAGEAAAQTYDLVLQAAGRSPNGATLGLDAAGVALDGGFVPVDAQMRTNVPHILAIGDCVGQPMLAHKAVHQGHVAAEAAAGHKAGFDAAVIPSVAYTDPEIAWVGLTETAAKAAGRSVEVARFPWAASGRAIANGADYGLTKLLFDGKTKRIVGGAIVGPSAGDMIGEVALAIEMGADATDIGRTIHPHPTLGETIGLAAEAGLGLCTDLPPVVRR from the coding sequence ATGCCCGACACGCTCGACATCCGCGTCCCCGACCTCGGCGACTACGCCAAAGTCCCCGTGATCGAGATCGCGGTCGCTCCGGGGCAGCCGATCGCCAAGGATCAGACCCTGCTCGTCGCCGAATCCGACAAGGCGACGCTGGACATCCCCTCCCCGGCGGAGGGCCATCTCATCGAGATGCTGGTCGGCCTCGGCGACACGGTCTCGGCCGGCACCTTGGTCGCGCGCCTCGCGGTCGCGGCGCCGCGGGCGGCTGAGGCGCCGGCTCCCGCCTCGCCGCCGCAGAAGCCGAGCGCCGATGCGGACTGTGATGTCCTGGTGATCGGTGGCGGTCCCGGCGGCTATTCGGCCGCTTTCCGGGCTGCCGATCTCGGGCAGCGGGTGATCCTGGTGGAGCGCGATGCGACCCTCGGCGGTGTCTGCCTGAACGTCGGCTGCATCCCCTCCAAGGCGCTGCTGCACGTGGCGGCGGTCACCGAGGAGGCCGTCCGGCTCGCCGCGCACGGGATTCACTTCGGCGCCCCGACGGTTGACCTCGACAAGCTCCGGACCTTCAAGACCGGCACCGTCCGCCGCCTTACCGACGGGCTCACCCAGATGGCGCGACAGCGGAAGGTCGAGGTGGTGCGCGGCAGCGCGCGCTTTACCGGACCGCACGCGGTCTCTGTGGCCCTGCACGACGGCGGCACGCGCGACCTCACCTTCGCCGGCGCTATCGTGGCGGCAGGCTCCTCGCCCGTGGCGCTGCCGATGCTGCCGGACGACCCGCGCGTGGTGAATTCGACGGGTGCGCTGGAGCTGCCGGTCGTGCCCCGCCGGCTGCTCGTGATCGGCGGCGGCATCATCGGCCTGGAGATGGCGACCGTCTACAGCGCTCTCGGCGCCCGCGTCGACGTGGTGGAGCGCCTGCCGAACCTGCTGGAGGGCGTCGACCGCGACCTCGTGGCGGTCTGGACGAAGCGCAACGCCCATCGGTTCGACCGGATCTGCACGGGGGCCGAGGTCACCGCCGCGGACGCCACACCGGACGGCATTGCCGTTAGGCTCGCCGGCGAGGCAGCGGCCCAAACCTACGACCTCGTGCTCCAGGCAGCCGGACGCAGTCCGAACGGCGCGACCCTGGGGCTCGACGCGGCCGGCGTGGCCCTGGACGGCGGCTTCGTGCCGGTCGACGCCCAGATGCGCACGAACGTGCCGCACATCCTGGCCATCGGCGATTGCGTCGGCCAGCCGATGCTCGCCCACAAGGCGGTCCATCAGGGCCACGTTGCCGCCGAGGCGGCCGCCGGCCACAAGGCCGGGTTCGACGCCGCGGTCATCCCGTCTGTGGCCTATACGGACCCGGAAATTGCCTGGGTCGGCCTCACCGAGACGGCGGCCAAGGCGGCCGGCCGGTCCGTGGAGGTCGCGCGTTTCCCCTGGGCCGCCTCGGGCCGGGCCATCGCCAACGGCGCCGATTACGGCCTGACGAAGCTCCTGTTCGATGGGAAGACGAAGCGCATCGTCGGCGGCGCCATCGTGGGACCGAGCGCGGGCGACATGATCGGCGAGGTCGCCCTGGCGATCGAGATGGGGGCGGACGCCACCGATATCGGGCGAACGATTCATCCGCATCCGACCCTCGGCGAGACGATCGGCCTCGCGGCGGAAGCGGGGCTCGGCCTGTGCACCGACCTGCCGCCGGTGGTGCGGCGCTGA
- a CDS encoding 2-oxo acid dehydrogenase subunit E2: MSAALQIALPDIGDYRDVPVIELLVKPGDRLAVDDLILSIESDKATMEVPSPVAGIVRELLVSVGSKVSEGTPILTVEPGEGGEAAPAAGAPAAATMPTGSEQGAGSLSRTGEGSGRASPEPIQADPIQAIRGDVHASPSVRQLARELGVRLDGVPATGPKGRILREDVHAFVKAALGAPVQAPVAASGIGAGLPPWPDVDFAKYGPVRREPLSRIQTLSGANLSRNWLTIPHVTNFDRADVTEIESFRVGLNKEARTPPARVTMVAFLIKAAALALRAHPRFNTSLEGSDLVFKDYVHIGFAVDTPKGLMVPVVRDCDRKGLIEIATEMAAMAEKARAGTLAGSDMQGGCFSVSSLGGVGGDGFTPIINAPEVAILGAARSRTEAVWDGQAFQPRLILPLSLSWDHRVADGVAAARFLGHVASVLSDLRRALL, from the coding sequence ATGAGCGCCGCGCTGCAGATCGCCCTCCCGGACATCGGCGACTACCGGGACGTGCCGGTCATCGAGCTTCTGGTGAAGCCGGGCGACCGCCTCGCCGTGGACGACCTGATCCTCAGCATCGAATCCGATAAGGCGACCATGGAGGTCCCCTCCCCGGTCGCCGGAATCGTGCGCGAATTGCTGGTCTCGGTGGGATCGAAGGTGTCCGAAGGGACGCCGATCCTGACGGTCGAGCCTGGCGAGGGCGGTGAGGCCGCACCTGCGGCGGGAGCGCCTGCCGCGGCCACGATGCCGACGGGTTCCGAGCAGGGCGCTGGTTCCCTCTCCCGCACGGGAGAGGGGTCCGGTCGCGCCTCACCGGAGCCGATACAGGCCGATCCGATCCAAGCGATCCGCGGCGACGTGCATGCCAGCCCGTCCGTCCGCCAGCTCGCGCGCGAGCTCGGCGTGCGCCTCGACGGCGTGCCGGCCACCGGGCCCAAGGGGCGGATCCTGCGCGAGGACGTGCACGCCTTCGTCAAGGCGGCCCTCGGCGCGCCGGTCCAGGCGCCCGTCGCCGCATCGGGGATCGGCGCCGGACTTCCGCCTTGGCCTGACGTTGATTTCGCCAAGTATGGCCCGGTCCGGCGCGAGCCACTGTCACGGATCCAGACGCTGTCGGGGGCCAATCTCAGCCGCAACTGGCTGACGATCCCCCATGTCACCAACTTCGACCGGGCGGACGTCACCGAGATCGAGTCGTTCCGGGTCGGCCTCAACAAGGAGGCGCGGACGCCGCCTGCCCGGGTCACCATGGTGGCGTTCCTGATCAAGGCGGCGGCCTTGGCCTTGCGCGCCCATCCGCGATTCAACACGTCACTTGAGGGCAGCGACCTCGTCTTCAAAGACTACGTCCATATCGGCTTCGCGGTGGACACGCCGAAAGGCCTGATGGTGCCGGTGGTGCGCGATTGCGATCGCAAGGGCCTGATCGAGATCGCCACAGAGATGGCCGCGATGGCCGAGAAAGCCCGGGCCGGAACGCTCGCGGGTTCCGACATGCAGGGCGGCTGCTTTTCCGTCTCGTCGCTCGGCGGCGTCGGCGGCGACGGCTTCACCCCGATCATCAACGCTCCCGAGGTCGCAATCCTGGGCGCGGCACGCTCGCGGACTGAGGCGGTCTGGGACGGGCAGGCCTTCCAGCCGCGCCTGATCCTCCCCTTGAGCCTGTCCTGGGACCACCGCGTCGCCGACGGCGTCGCCGCCGCCCGCTTCCTCGGCCACGTGGCGTCGGTCCTGTCAGACCTGCGCCGCGCCCTCCTGTGA
- the mdeB gene encoding alpha-ketoglutarate dehydrogenase translates to MNAIPPKATIARSAEVDHDPAETQDWLAALESVFRTEGAARARFILDRLERRSKEIGILDEALPYSPYRNTIALEKQPRYPGDLDIEERLTSIMRWNALAMVVRANMAYGELGGHVASYASAAELFEVGFNHFFKGGADGDLVYFQPHSAPGVYARAFLEGRLSEEQLKHYRQEIAGDGLCSYPHPWLMPDFWQVPTGSMGIGPIHAVYQARFMRYLGDRGLADTSGRHVWGVFGDGEMDEPESIGGLALAARENLDNLTFVINCNLQRLDGPVRGNGQIIQELESLFRGAGWNVIKVLWGSEWDGIFARDTNHALLRRFAETVDGKYQTLGAKDGAYNLAHFFGEDPEVRELVAHMSDADVDRLKRGGHDFRKLYAAFAAAKATKGRPTVILAKTKKGYGMGGAGESRMTAHQAKKLDVDALRAFRDRFALPLSDAQVEGLAFYKPAEDGAEMRYLRERREMLGGVLPARRRTAPTVAVPALSTYAGFALEAGGKEMSTTTAVVRLFGNLLKHKDLGPRIVPIVADEARTFGMANLFRQVGIYAPEGQLYEPEDAGSMLYYREARDGQLLEEGITEAGAISSWTAAATSYSVHGLSMLPFYIYYSMFGFQRVGDLIWAAADQRARGFLIGATAGRTTLGGEGLQHQDGSSHMQAAAIPNCRAYDPAFAYEMAVIVDRGARAMMEEGEDAFYYLTAMNENYAQPSMPHGAEAGILKGMYRLSGPEAGSAAVRLLGSGAILPEVIAAAALLAHDFGIAAEVFSVTSFSELARDAREAERQAMLNPETEAPVSHVAALLPGTAPIVAASDYVRAYPQLIASYVGARFVALGTDGFGRSDTRSALRRFFEVDRQHVVIAALHALAETGTVPRTTVADAIRRYEIDADAPAPWTV, encoded by the coding sequence ATGAACGCCATACCGCCGAAAGCCACCATCGCGCGGTCCGCCGAGGTCGATCACGACCCGGCCGAGACCCAGGACTGGCTCGCCGCGCTGGAATCGGTCTTCCGCACAGAGGGCGCGGCCCGGGCCCGCTTCATCCTCGACCGGCTGGAGCGGCGCTCGAAGGAGATCGGCATCCTCGACGAGGCCCTGCCCTACTCGCCCTACCGGAACACGATCGCGCTGGAGAAGCAGCCGCGCTACCCGGGCGACCTCGACATCGAGGAGCGCCTGACCTCGATCATGCGCTGGAACGCGCTCGCCATGGTGGTGCGCGCCAACATGGCCTACGGCGAGCTCGGCGGCCACGTGGCCAGCTACGCCTCGGCGGCCGAGCTGTTCGAGGTCGGGTTCAACCACTTCTTCAAGGGCGGCGCGGACGGCGACCTCGTCTACTTCCAGCCGCACTCGGCACCGGGCGTCTACGCGCGGGCCTTCCTCGAGGGCCGGCTCTCCGAGGAGCAGCTGAAGCACTACCGCCAGGAGATCGCCGGCGACGGCCTGTGCTCCTACCCGCATCCCTGGCTGATGCCGGATTTCTGGCAGGTGCCCACCGGCTCCATGGGCATCGGCCCGATCCACGCGGTCTACCAGGCGCGGTTCATGCGCTACCTCGGCGACCGCGGGCTCGCCGACACTTCCGGCCGGCACGTCTGGGGCGTGTTCGGCGACGGCGAGATGGACGAGCCCGAGTCGATCGGCGGCCTGGCGCTGGCGGCGCGCGAGAACCTCGACAACCTGACCTTCGTCATCAACTGCAACCTGCAGCGGCTCGACGGGCCGGTGCGCGGCAACGGCCAGATCATCCAGGAACTGGAGAGCCTGTTCCGCGGCGCCGGCTGGAACGTCATCAAGGTGCTGTGGGGTTCCGAGTGGGACGGGATCTTCGCCCGGGACACCAACCATGCCCTGCTGCGCCGCTTCGCCGAGACGGTGGACGGCAAGTACCAGACGCTCGGCGCCAAGGACGGCGCCTACAACCTCGCGCACTTCTTCGGCGAGGACCCGGAGGTGCGCGAGCTCGTCGCCCACATGTCGGACGCCGACGTCGACCGGCTGAAGCGCGGCGGACACGACTTCCGCAAGCTCTACGCGGCCTTCGCGGCGGCCAAGGCCACCAAGGGGCGGCCGACCGTGATCCTGGCCAAGACCAAGAAGGGCTACGGCATGGGCGGCGCGGGCGAGTCGCGCATGACGGCCCACCAGGCCAAGAAGCTCGACGTCGACGCGCTGCGCGCCTTCCGCGACCGCTTCGCCCTGCCGCTGTCGGATGCGCAGGTCGAGGGCCTGGCCTTCTACAAGCCGGCCGAGGACGGCGCCGAGATGCGCTACCTGCGGGAGCGCCGCGAGATGCTCGGCGGCGTCCTGCCGGCCCGCCGCCGCACGGCGCCGACCGTCGCGGTTCCGGCGCTCTCGACCTACGCGGGCTTCGCGCTCGAGGCCGGCGGCAAGGAGATGTCGACCACGACGGCGGTGGTGCGGCTGTTCGGCAACCTGCTGAAGCACAAGGATCTCGGGCCACGCATCGTGCCGATCGTCGCCGACGAGGCGCGGACCTTCGGCATGGCCAATCTGTTCCGGCAGGTCGGGATCTACGCGCCGGAAGGCCAGCTCTACGAGCCGGAGGATGCCGGCTCGATGCTCTACTACCGCGAGGCTCGGGACGGGCAGCTCCTCGAAGAGGGTATCACCGAGGCCGGAGCGATTTCGTCCTGGACGGCGGCGGCCACGTCCTACAGCGTCCACGGCCTGTCGATGCTGCCGTTCTACATCTACTACTCGATGTTCGGCTTCCAGCGGGTCGGCGACCTGATCTGGGCGGCGGCCGACCAGCGCGCCCGCGGCTTCCTGATCGGCGCCACGGCGGGCCGCACGACGCTGGGCGGCGAGGGCCTGCAGCACCAGGACGGGTCGAGCCACATGCAGGCGGCCGCGATCCCGAACTGCCGGGCCTACGATCCGGCCTTCGCGTACGAGATGGCGGTGATCGTCGACCGGGGCGCCCGGGCGATGATGGAGGAGGGTGAGGACGCCTTCTACTACCTCACGGCGATGAACGAGAACTACGCCCAGCCGTCCATGCCGCACGGGGCGGAGGCCGGGATCCTGAAGGGCATGTACCGGCTGTCGGGGCCGGAGGCGGGGAGCGCCGCCGTACGGCTCCTCGGCTCCGGGGCGATCCTGCCGGAGGTGATCGCCGCGGCGGCGCTGCTCGCGCACGATTTCGGCATCGCGGCCGAGGTGTTCAGCGTGACGAGCTTCAGCGAGCTGGCCCGCGACGCCCGCGAGGCCGAGCGGCAGGCGATGCTCAACCCGGAGACCGAGGCGCCGGTCAGCCACGTCGCGGCGCTGCTGCCGGGCACGGCGCCCATCGTCGCGGCGAGCGACTACGTCCGGGCCTACCCGCAGCTGATCGCGTCCTATGTCGGCGCGCGCTTCGTCGCCCTCGGCACGGATGGGTTCGGCCGCAGCGACACCCGCAGCGCGCTCCGCCGCTTCTTCGAAGTGGATCGGCAGCACGTGGTCATCGCCGCCCTGCACGCCCTGGCCGAGACCGGCACAGTGCCGCGCACCACGGTGGCGGACGCGATCCGCCGCTACGAGATTGATGCGGACGCGCCCGCGCCCTGGACGGTCTAG